One region of Thiorhodovibrio frisius genomic DNA includes:
- the carA gene encoding glutamine-hydrolyzing carbamoyl-phosphate synthase small subunit — MQSAAVLVLEDGSVFRGTAIGASGESVGEVVFNTAMTGYQEILTDPSYRRQLVTLTYPHIGNTGTNAEDEESPEVQAAGLIVRDLPTLASNWRRQQDLGDYLREQAVVAISDVDTRRLTRLLREKGAQNGCLQAGAGIDEQAALEQARAFPGLKGMDLAREVSTAEAYDWHQGVWTREEGYGPRDTAEGSSGGRDSTDAGRVDPGANGNSTSGCLASGAAANGTGPASSFRVVAYDFGIKRNILRILVAHGCQVTVVPAQTPAAEVMALHPDGVFLSNGPGDPEPCDYAITAIRELLEADVPLFGICLGHQLLGLACGARTVKMKFGHHGANHPVEDLASHRVMISSQNHGFAVDEQSLPETVMATHRSLFDGSLQGIHHRERPAFSFQGHPEASPGPHDVEPLFAHFIELMREGCAA, encoded by the coding sequence GTGCAATCAGCTGCTGTCCTGGTTCTGGAAGATGGTTCGGTCTTCCGCGGGACCGCCATTGGCGCGTCTGGCGAAAGTGTCGGCGAGGTCGTCTTCAACACGGCCATGACCGGCTATCAGGAGATCCTGACCGATCCGTCCTATCGCCGTCAGCTGGTGACCCTGACCTATCCGCACATCGGCAATACCGGCACCAACGCCGAGGATGAAGAATCCCCCGAGGTTCAGGCGGCTGGTTTGATTGTGCGCGATCTTCCCACACTGGCCAGCAACTGGCGGCGGCAGCAGGACCTGGGCGACTACCTGCGCGAGCAGGCTGTGGTCGCAATCAGCGATGTCGACACCCGGCGCCTGACTCGGTTGCTGCGCGAGAAGGGCGCCCAAAATGGCTGCCTGCAGGCTGGTGCGGGCATCGACGAGCAGGCGGCGCTGGAGCAAGCGCGCGCCTTCCCCGGGCTGAAAGGCATGGACCTGGCGCGCGAGGTCAGTACCGCCGAGGCCTATGATTGGCATCAGGGCGTGTGGACGCGCGAGGAAGGGTATGGACCGCGCGACACTGCGGAGGGGAGTTCGGGCGGTCGAGATTCAACCGATGCCGGGCGCGTCGACCCTGGTGCGAACGGCAATAGCACAAGCGGCTGTCTTGCAAGCGGTGCTGCTGCGAACGGCACTGGCCCAGCCAGCAGCTTTCGGGTGGTGGCTTACGACTTCGGCATCAAGCGCAACATCCTGCGCATTCTGGTTGCGCACGGCTGTCAGGTCACCGTGGTGCCGGCACAAACGCCCGCGGCGGAAGTCATGGCCCTCCACCCCGATGGCGTATTCCTCAGCAACGGCCCCGGTGACCCCGAACCCTGCGACTACGCCATCACGGCGATTCGCGAACTGCTTGAGGCCGACGTGCCGCTCTTTGGCATCTGTCTGGGGCATCAGCTACTGGGTCTGGCTTGCGGCGCGCGCACGGTGAAAATGAAATTTGGCCATCACGGCGCCAATCATCCGGTCGAGGATCTCGCCAGCCACCGGGTGATGATCAGCAGCCAGAACCATGGCTTTGCGGTCGATGAACAAAGTCTGCCGGAGACGGTCATGGCCACCCACCGCTCGCTGTTCGATGGCTCGCTGCAGGGCATTCACCATCGCGAGCGCCCGGCCTTTAGCTTTCAGGGCCATCCGGAGGCAAGTCCTGGCCCGCATGATGTTGAGCCCTTGTTCGCGCACTTTATCGAGCTGATGCGCGAAGGCTGCGCCGCTTGA
- a CDS encoding DUF2835 family protein, producing MPPANRGETRGTLRRHWVTAKALKTYEFSLRIPREDLLAFYEGRSRSISVVANNGLRLELPAEAFRRYIDHFGLRGYFRVLVTDEHRLIELQRLAV from the coding sequence ATGCCGCCAGCAAACCGGGGCGAGACCAGGGGAACATTGAGGCGGCACTGGGTGACCGCGAAAGCGTTGAAGACTTACGAATTTTCTCTGCGGATTCCGCGCGAGGATCTCCTCGCCTTTTATGAAGGCCGCTCGCGCAGCATCAGCGTGGTGGCCAACAATGGCCTGCGCCTGGAGCTGCCGGCCGAGGCGTTTCGCCGTTACATCGATCATTTCGGCCTCAGGGGGTATTTTCGCGTTCTGGTGACCGACGAGCATCGCTTAATTGAGCTTCAGCGGCTCGCCGTATGA
- a CDS encoding c-type cytochrome, translating to MVTWGRLGLGLALACVMTPVLAGQAELDAALAEYEQALAKQADPENGRKVYLTCAVCHRPEGWGTVDGVYPQIAGQLPSVIIKQLADFRAGNRSNPLMYPFSVPRILGGPQQMADVAAYVSQLPMTPHNGVGPGVDLALGEQLFQDNCVDCHGERGQGDAQDHIPAIAGQHFMYLIRQFDAIRSGARKNADSEMVKQIEGFTPREESAVLDYVARLRPPAEKLGRDGWVNPDFPGYVRDAMLGVPPPMPLPLQPPEPPPPPQLPELPPLPPLPEPPFGASGR from the coding sequence ATGGTTACTTGGGGGCGGTTAGGCCTTGGCTTGGCACTTGCTTGCGTGATGACCCCGGTGCTGGCCGGACAGGCGGAACTGGATGCCGCGCTCGCGGAGTACGAGCAGGCGCTGGCGAAACAGGCCGACCCGGAGAACGGGCGCAAGGTCTATCTCACCTGCGCGGTTTGTCACCGGCCCGAGGGCTGGGGCACGGTCGATGGTGTCTATCCGCAGATCGCCGGTCAGCTGCCAAGCGTTATCATCAAGCAGCTGGCGGATTTTCGTGCCGGCAATCGCAGCAATCCGCTGATGTATCCCTTCTCGGTGCCGCGCATTCTTGGTGGACCGCAGCAAATGGCCGATGTCGCCGCCTATGTGTCGCAATTGCCGATGACGCCGCATAATGGCGTCGGTCCGGGCGTCGATCTGGCTTTGGGCGAGCAGCTTTTTCAGGATAACTGCGTCGATTGCCACGGAGAGCGCGGGCAGGGCGATGCGCAGGACCATATCCCGGCCATTGCAGGTCAGCATTTCATGTATCTGATCCGGCAGTTCGATGCGATCCGCAGCGGCGCGCGCAAGAACGCAGATTCCGAGATGGTCAAGCAGATTGAGGGATTCACGCCACGAGAAGAAAGCGCGGTGCTGGACTATGTTGCCCGCCTGCGCCCGCCTGCTGAGAAGCTTGGCCGGGATGGCTGGGTGAATCCAGACTTCCCCGGCTATGTGCGCGATGCCATGTTGGGCGTGCCCCCGCCGATGCCGCTGCCTCTGCAGCCGCCAGAGCCGCCGCCACCGCCCCAGCTGCCAGAGCTACCGCCGCTGCCGCCCTTGCCGGAGCCGCCATTTGGCGCCAGCGGTCGGTGA
- a CDS encoding ribonucleoside-diphosphate reductase subunit alpha has product MQVIRRNGKVTHFDPNKIKVAMTKAFLAVEGGHAAASSRIHDQVEQLAEQVTAALTRRLPGGGTVHIEDIQDQVELALMRAGEHKVARDYVLYRDARARERAANVQGSEAVQATQGLRVTLSDGRSVPLDQEKLATLVTDVCAGLEAVEPQLVLDDACRNLFDGVKEQDVDQSLIMSARALIEREPAYSQVAARLLLESLRKEALGFLGLPTPTTGRTTGQMADETAAGAACVTDWAQSYAKYFSAYVKQGAELELLDTELTRYDLVRLGAALQPERDRQFTYLGLQTLYDRYFIHKNGVRFEMPQAFFMRVAMGLAINEIDREARAIEFYELLSSFDFMSSTPTLFNSGTLRPQLSSCYLTTVPDDLDGIYGAIKDNALLSKFAGGLGNDWTQVRGMGAHIKGTNGKSQGVVPFLKVANDTAVAVNQGGKRKGAVCAYLETWHIDVEEFLELRKNTGDDRRRCHDMNSANWVPDLFMKRVAEEDDWTLFSPNETPDLHDLTGQAFEQAYLAYEARAAAGEMSVSKTVKAVDLWRKMLAMLFETGHPWIAFKDPCNLRYTNQHAGVVHSSNLCTEITLHTNDQEIAVCNLGSINLAAHVTERGLDTEKLQKTARTAMRMLDNVIDYNFYNVPQARSSNLRHRPVGLGLMGFQDALYKLRMPYTSQEAVSFADRSMELISYYAIEASADLAAERGSYTSFPGSLWSQGVLPIDSIALLEQGRGGYLQTNRDSTLDWDSLREKVRGQGMRNSNCMAIAPTATISNIVGVSQSIEPTYQNLFVKSNLSGEFTVVNPYLVADLKALGLWDSVMVNDLKYYDGSVQPIDRVPDDLKALYATAFEIDPRWLIEAASRRQKWLDQAQSLNLYMREPNGKKLDNLYKLAWVRGLKTTYYLRSMGATHVEKSTMSDSSRANQLSAVGGSYLAAHGGKPHSDGKGASALSACSIDDPECESCQ; this is encoded by the coding sequence CTGCAGGTTATTCGCCGCAACGGCAAGGTCACGCACTTCGATCCCAACAAGATCAAAGTCGCCATGACCAAGGCCTTTCTTGCGGTTGAAGGCGGGCATGCCGCGGCCTCGAGCCGTATTCATGATCAGGTCGAGCAGCTCGCCGAGCAGGTCACGGCGGCCCTGACCCGCCGGCTGCCCGGTGGCGGCACCGTGCATATCGAGGACATTCAGGATCAGGTCGAACTGGCACTGATGCGGGCCGGCGAGCACAAGGTCGCGCGCGACTACGTGCTCTACCGCGATGCCCGGGCGCGCGAGCGCGCGGCCAACGTCCAAGGCTCCGAAGCCGTGCAAGCCACCCAGGGGCTGAGGGTTACCCTGAGCGACGGGCGCTCGGTTCCGCTCGATCAGGAAAAACTCGCGACCCTGGTCACCGACGTCTGCGCCGGGCTCGAGGCAGTCGAGCCCCAGCTGGTGCTGGACGACGCCTGCCGCAACCTGTTCGACGGTGTGAAGGAGCAGGATGTCGATCAGTCCCTGATCATGTCCGCGCGCGCGCTGATTGAGCGCGAACCGGCCTATAGCCAGGTCGCAGCGCGTCTGCTGCTCGAGAGCCTGCGCAAAGAGGCACTGGGTTTTCTTGGCCTGCCAACGCCGACCACTGGCAGAACGACTGGCCAAATGGCTGATGAAACAGCCGCCGGCGCTGCGTGCGTGACCGACTGGGCACAGTCTTATGCTAAGTACTTCAGCGCCTATGTCAAGCAGGGTGCCGAGCTGGAGCTGCTCGACACCGAGCTAACCCGCTACGACCTCGTCCGGCTCGGCGCCGCATTGCAGCCAGAGCGCGACCGTCAGTTCACCTACCTTGGCTTGCAGACCCTTTACGACCGCTACTTTATCCATAAAAACGGCGTGCGCTTTGAGATGCCGCAGGCCTTTTTCATGCGCGTGGCCATGGGATTGGCAATTAATGAGATCGACCGCGAAGCCCGCGCAATCGAATTCTACGAGCTACTCTCGAGCTTCGACTTCATGAGCTCGACGCCGACCCTGTTCAACTCCGGCACCCTGCGCCCACAGCTGAGCTCCTGCTACCTGACCACGGTGCCGGATGACCTTGACGGCATCTATGGCGCCATCAAGGACAACGCACTGCTGAGCAAATTCGCCGGCGGCCTGGGCAACGACTGGACCCAGGTGCGCGGCATGGGCGCGCACATCAAGGGCACCAACGGCAAGAGCCAGGGCGTGGTGCCGTTCCTTAAGGTGGCCAATGACACGGCCGTCGCGGTTAACCAGGGCGGCAAGCGCAAGGGGGCAGTTTGTGCCTATCTCGAGACCTGGCACATCGATGTCGAGGAATTTCTTGAGCTGCGCAAGAACACCGGCGATGACCGCCGCCGCTGCCACGATATGAACAGCGCCAACTGGGTGCCGGATTTATTCATGAAACGCGTCGCCGAGGAAGACGACTGGACGCTGTTCTCCCCGAATGAAACGCCGGATTTGCATGATCTGACCGGCCAGGCCTTCGAGCAGGCTTATTTGGCCTATGAGGCGCGCGCGGCGGCTGGCGAAATGAGCGTCAGCAAGACGGTCAAAGCCGTTGACCTGTGGCGCAAAATGCTGGCGATGCTGTTCGAGACCGGCCATCCCTGGATTGCGTTCAAAGACCCCTGCAATCTGCGTTACACCAACCAGCACGCCGGCGTGGTGCACAGCTCCAATCTTTGCACCGAAATCACCCTGCACACCAATGATCAGGAAATCGCTGTGTGCAATCTCGGCAGCATTAACTTGGCGGCGCATGTTACCGAGCGCGGCCTGGACACCGAGAAGTTGCAAAAGACCGCGCGCACCGCCATGCGCATGCTCGACAACGTCATCGACTACAACTTCTACAACGTGCCTCAGGCACGCAGCTCCAATCTGCGTCATCGCCCGGTCGGGCTCGGGCTCATGGGCTTTCAGGATGCGCTGTACAAACTGCGCATGCCCTACACCAGCCAGGAGGCGGTCAGCTTTGCCGACCGCAGCATGGAACTGATCTCCTATTACGCCATCGAGGCCAGCGCCGACCTGGCGGCCGAGCGCGGCAGCTATACCAGCTTCCCCGGCTCGCTCTGGAGCCAGGGTGTGCTGCCGATCGACTCCATCGCACTGCTCGAACAGGGTCGCGGCGGTTATCTGCAAACCAACCGCGACAGCACGCTGGATTGGGACAGCCTGCGCGAGAAAGTCCGCGGCCAGGGCATGCGCAACTCCAACTGCATGGCTATCGCGCCGACCGCGACCATCAGCAACATCGTCGGTGTGAGCCAGTCCATCGAGCCGACCTACCAGAACCTGTTCGTCAAATCCAATCTGTCCGGCGAGTTCACCGTGGTCAATCCCTACCTGGTCGCCGATCTCAAGGCGCTTGGCCTATGGGACAGCGTCATGGTCAATGACCTCAAGTACTACGACGGCTCGGTGCAGCCCATCGATCGCGTCCCTGATGACCTCAAGGCGCTCTATGCCACCGCCTTCGAGATCGACCCGCGCTGGCTGATCGAGGCTGCCAGCCGTCGGCAGAAATGGCTCGACCAAGCACAAAGCCTGAATCTCTACATGCGCGAACCCAATGGCAAGAAGCTCGATAACCTCTACAAGCTCGCCTGGGTGCGAGGGCTGAAAACCACCTACTACCTGCGTTCCATGGGCGCGACCCATGTCGAGAAATCCACCATGAGCGACAGCAGCCGCGCTAATCAGCTGAGCGCCGTCGGCGGCAGTTATCTGGCGGCCCATGGCGGAAAGCCCCATAGCGATGGCAAGGGCGCTAGCGCACTAAGCGCCTGCTCGATTGATGATCCAGAGTGCGAGAGCTGCCAGTAA
- a CDS encoding ribonucleotide-diphosphate reductase subunit beta gives MATAGAAPVVNPNPLAPQPSLLPDEDDSAWRPLDTKSTPDRTPATPHEPAGGATGLEDLEMGAGRIRVDDKRIINCHADLNQLVPFKYDWAWQKYLDACANHWMPQEINMNADIALWKDPNGLTDDERTIIKRNLGFFSTADSLVANNLVLAVYRHITNPECRQYLLRQAFEEALHTHAYQYVVESLGLDEGEIFNMYREVPSVARKAEWALPFTQYLADPHFKTGTPANDRRLLREMVAFYVIFEGIFFYVGFVQVLSMGRRNKMTGTAEQFQYILRDESMHMNFGIDVINQIKVENPHLWSDAFKQELSDMITEAVELEAQYAHDTMPRGVLGLNAPMFAEYLHFIANRRCAQIGLAEPYPGATNPFPWMSEVLDLKKEKNFFETRVTEYQTGGALSWD, from the coding sequence ATGGCCACCGCCGGCGCCGCACCCGTGGTCAATCCCAATCCGCTTGCTCCGCAGCCATCCTTGCTGCCGGATGAGGATGACAGCGCCTGGCGGCCCCTGGATACCAAATCGACCCCGGACCGAACACCCGCAACACCTCATGAACCCGCCGGCGGCGCCACCGGGCTCGAAGACCTGGAAATGGGTGCCGGGCGCATCCGCGTCGATGACAAGCGCATCATCAACTGCCATGCCGACTTGAACCAGCTGGTGCCCTTCAAGTACGACTGGGCCTGGCAAAAGTACCTGGATGCCTGCGCCAATCACTGGATGCCGCAGGAAATCAACATGAACGCAGACATTGCGCTCTGGAAAGACCCCAATGGGCTGACTGACGATGAGCGCACTATCATCAAGCGTAATCTGGGGTTCTTTTCAACCGCCGACTCTCTGGTGGCCAACAATCTGGTGCTGGCCGTCTATCGCCACATCACCAATCCCGAGTGCCGACAGTATCTGCTGCGCCAGGCATTCGAAGAAGCGCTGCATACCCACGCATATCAATACGTGGTCGAAAGCCTGGGGCTTGATGAGGGCGAAATCTTCAATATGTACCGTGAAGTACCCTCGGTCGCGCGCAAGGCGGAATGGGCGTTACCCTTCACCCAATATCTGGCCGACCCGCATTTCAAAACCGGCACCCCGGCCAATGACCGCCGCCTGCTGCGCGAGATGGTGGCCTTTTATGTGATCTTTGAGGGAATCTTCTTCTACGTCGGCTTCGTGCAAGTGCTCAGCATGGGGCGGCGGAACAAGATGACTGGCACCGCCGAGCAGTTCCAGTACATCCTGCGCGATGAGTCCATGCACATGAACTTCGGCATCGATGTGATTAACCAGATCAAGGTCGAAAACCCCCACCTGTGGAGCGATGCTTTCAAACAGGAATTAAGCGACATGATCACTGAGGCGGTCGAGCTGGAAGCCCAATACGCGCACGACACCATGCCGCGCGGCGTACTGGGACTGAATGCACCCATGTTCGCCGAGTATCTGCACTTCATCGCCAATCGTCGCTGCGCCCAGATCGGCCTGGCCGAGCCCTATCCAGGAGCGACCAACCCCTTCCCCTGGATGTCAGAAGTGCTTGACCTGAAGAAAGAAAAAAATTTCTTCGAGACCCGCGTGACCGAATACCAGACCGGTGGTGCGCTGTCCTGGGATTGA
- a CDS encoding CBS domain-containing protein, whose amino-acid sequence MNSSSLKIENMMTSPVVTVEMDDTLALVKEIFDNTHFHHLAVLEEGSLYGVLSDRDLFKAISPGVGTLAESNLDRAALTRRAHQIMSRQPVVIEQDQDVRDALRLFEEHHVSCLPVVDADQNLVGILTWRDLLQTMRALLA is encoded by the coding sequence ATGAACTCATCAAGCCTGAAAATTGAAAACATGATGACCAGCCCCGTGGTCACGGTCGAGATGGACGACACTTTGGCGTTGGTGAAAGAAATCTTTGACAACACCCATTTTCATCATCTTGCCGTGCTTGAAGAAGGCAGCCTTTATGGCGTGCTCTCGGATCGGGATTTGTTCAAGGCAATCAGCCCCGGAGTCGGCACGCTGGCGGAAAGCAACCTGGACCGGGCGGCACTGACTCGCCGCGCGCATCAGATCATGTCGCGTCAGCCGGTGGTCATTGAGCAGGACCAGGATGTGCGTGATGCGCTGCGATTGTTTGAGGAACACCATGTTTCCTGCCTGCCGGTGGTGGATGCCGACCAGAATCTGGTCGGCATCCTGACTTGGCGCGACCTGCTTCAGACCATGCGCGCGCTTTTGGCCTGA
- a CDS encoding permease, with product MVSFIASLWQILLELSPSLLLGLLIAGLMHAYLPDGFVHRGLSGNDWGSVARASLIGVPLPLCSCGVIPTALGLRKEGASPGATTSFLISTPQTGVDAILVSAAFLGWPFAIFKLIAAFVTGIVGGLLTNRFAPASAGAGESGTAKASESGDKKRGLLGALRYAVFDLLGAIDRWLIFGILVAALVTTLTPEDFFASQSWSSGLLGMLVMLAISLPLYVCTTASVPIAASLIAAGLPAGSALVFLMAGPATNIATIGAVYRTLGIRVIAIYLGTVILASLGFGLLFNQILNVELGAAHAHGQHASWLSYLSTALLLALLALLEYRRREQRQHARQAANQAAQGDDDALVLEVAGMTCGHCVASVKKALEAVDQVEEATPELSSGRVWLRAPGVEVASLRQAVEQAGFQLKTCSSG from the coding sequence ATGGTCAGTTTTATTGCATCGCTGTGGCAGATTCTGCTTGAGTTGTCGCCCTCGCTGTTGCTGGGGTTGCTCATCGCAGGTCTCATGCATGCCTATCTGCCCGATGGCTTTGTCCATCGTGGCCTGAGCGGCAATGACTGGGGCAGTGTCGCCCGCGCCTCTCTCATCGGGGTGCCACTGCCGCTGTGCTCCTGCGGCGTGATTCCAACCGCTCTGGGGCTGCGCAAGGAGGGCGCATCCCCAGGAGCGACCACCTCCTTTTTGATCAGTACGCCCCAGACCGGGGTGGATGCCATCCTGGTCAGTGCTGCCTTTCTTGGTTGGCCCTTCGCAATCTTCAAGCTGATCGCTGCTTTCGTTACCGGCATTGTCGGCGGACTGCTGACCAATCGTTTCGCACCGGCTTCGGCGGGAGCAGGTGAGTCGGGGACGGCCAAGGCTTCTGAAAGTGGAGACAAAAAGCGCGGCCTGCTGGGTGCCCTTCGCTATGCTGTGTTCGATCTTCTCGGCGCCATTGATCGCTGGCTGATTTTCGGCATTCTGGTCGCAGCCTTGGTCACCACGCTGACGCCCGAGGACTTTTTCGCCAGCCAAAGTTGGTCGAGCGGCCTGCTGGGCATGCTGGTGATGCTGGCCATCTCCCTGCCATTGTATGTTTGCACCACGGCCTCGGTGCCCATTGCGGCCTCTTTGATCGCCGCCGGCTTGCCGGCTGGTTCTGCCCTGGTATTTCTGATGGCCGGCCCGGCGACCAATATTGCCACCATCGGGGCGGTTTATCGCACTCTTGGCATCCGGGTGATTGCCATCTATCTGGGCACAGTGATCCTGGCTAGCCTCGGCTTTGGGTTGCTGTTTAATCAAATCCTGAATGTGGAGTTGGGTGCCGCGCACGCCCACGGTCAGCACGCGAGTTGGCTGAGCTATCTGTCGACCGCTTTGCTGCTGGCACTGCTAGCCTTGCTCGAATATCGTCGCCGTGAGCAGCGTCAGCACGCACGGCAGGCGGCGAATCAGGCCGCGCAAGGTGATGATGACGCACTGGTGCTAGAAGTCGCTGGCATGACCTGCGGGCATTGCGTCGCGAGCGTGAAGAAGGCGCTTGAAGCCGTCGATCAGGTCGAGGAAGCCACGCCTGAACTCAGTTCAGGGCGGGTATGGTTGCGAGCCCCTGGCGTTGAGGTCGCAAGCTTGCGGCAGGCCGTCGAGCAGGCTGGATTTCAGCTGAAAACTTGCAGTTCGGGATAG
- a CDS encoding glycine zipper domain-containing protein: MLKSMGWQTSQVSASRSICEYRYGAFWTLNDSRNFWEIMVKIRNTGTLLGIAAVVTLVLTGCAGTQGRTGERVLGGAALGGIAGAAVGSQSANAGKGAAIGAGIGALGGALYDADQESSRPPPRQYPAQRYPARNQPYGVPNG; encoded by the coding sequence ATGCTGAAGTCGATGGGATGGCAGACTAGCCAAGTTTCTGCATCGAGGTCAATCTGTGAGTATCGATATGGGGCTTTTTGGACGCTGAATGACTCACGCAATTTTTGGGAGATTATGGTGAAAATTCGAAATACTGGAACTTTGCTGGGAATCGCCGCCGTTGTGACTCTGGTGCTGACAGGGTGCGCGGGTACTCAAGGACGCACTGGTGAACGCGTATTGGGCGGAGCCGCCCTTGGCGGGATAGCCGGTGCGGCAGTTGGATCGCAAAGTGCTAATGCGGGCAAGGGAGCCGCGATCGGGGCCGGAATCGGCGCGCTTGGCGGTGCGCTGTATGACGCGGACCAAGAGAGCAGCAGACCGCCTCCGCGCCAGTACCCGGCGCAGCGCTACCCCGCCCGCAATCAGCCCTACGGCGTGCCGAATGGTTGA
- a CDS encoding glycine zipper domain-containing protein produces the protein MKHSSLIATTGALAIALTVAGCGTTTGSRAGSGALMGAAGGALIGSLSADAGAGALIGAGVGALGGYLYDQHEKGYID, from the coding sequence ATGAAACATTCTTCTTTGATCGCCACAACTGGCGCTCTGGCTATTGCCCTCACCGTGGCGGGCTGCGGAACCACCACGGGTTCCAGAGCCGGAAGTGGCGCGCTCATGGGGGCGGCCGGAGGGGCGCTGATCGGCTCGCTGTCTGCCGACGCGGGTGCTGGCGCGCTCATTGGTGCCGGCGTCGGTGCGCTGGGTGGTTATCTCTATGATCAGCACGAGAAAGGCTATATCGACTAG
- a CDS encoding Rap1a/Tai family immunity protein, protein MNRFSRFPHLVVAAAAALTLASGVALAADPEDFGFDTTEDLYMVCSTPANVPEHVPAALACRAFIEATVQYHDEIVGREGVKRLVCYDETTTIEEARQVFVDWGKKNLRKKKLKGEQPVVGLMRSLSEAYPCR, encoded by the coding sequence ATGAATAGATTCTCTCGCTTCCCGCATCTCGTCGTAGCAGCCGCTGCTGCACTAACCTTGGCTTCCGGCGTCGCCCTGGCAGCCGATCCCGAAGACTTCGGCTTCGACACCACCGAAGATCTTTACATGGTCTGCTCGACGCCGGCGAACGTTCCTGAGCACGTGCCTGCTGCTTTGGCTTGTCGCGCATTTATCGAGGCGACCGTGCAGTACCACGACGAGATCGTCGGACGCGAAGGCGTCAAGCGGCTGGTGTGCTATGACGAGACGACAACGATTGAGGAGGCGCGACAGGTCTTTGTCGACTGGGGTAAGAAGAACCTGCGTAAGAAAAAGCTCAAAGGCGAGCAGCCGGTAGTGGGACTAATGCGCTCCCTGTCGGAGGCTTATCCCTGCCGCTAA
- a CDS encoding SDR family oxidoreductase produces the protein MKRQIIIGCGYVGQLLLRRLGEQCAQPPIGVARQDATLTAIASAGGEPMQLDLDRDPLDALPSDRALVFHFAPPPSEGAQDSRTARLIEHFGRHGHPGRLIYISTTGVYGDCAGAWVDESWPLHPAAQRSERRVHAEQQLRDWAAGCGSDLIILRVAGIYAADRLPLERIRQGAPVVKADQAPWSNRIHAEDLVEVCLAAAQRAPAGAIYNVCDGHPSTMTDYFLQVAEAAGLPPPPQIDLQEAPEHLSPGMLSYMRESRRLDNARLREELGIVWRYPDLSAGLAAVRANTAGAEQR, from the coding sequence TTGAAACGTCAGATCATCATTGGTTGCGGCTATGTCGGGCAGTTGCTGCTGCGGCGTCTTGGCGAGCAGTGCGCGCAACCGCCCATTGGCGTTGCGCGCCAGGACGCCACGCTGACAGCCATTGCCTCGGCTGGCGGCGAACCAATGCAGCTCGATTTGGATCGCGATCCACTCGACGCCTTGCCGAGCGACCGCGCCTTGGTCTTTCACTTCGCGCCCCCGCCGTCGGAAGGCGCGCAGGACAGCCGCACGGCGCGACTCATCGAGCATTTTGGGCGCCATGGCCATCCAGGGAGGCTCATTTACATCAGCACCACAGGCGTCTATGGCGACTGCGCGGGCGCCTGGGTTGATGAAAGCTGGCCATTGCACCCAGCAGCGCAGCGCTCCGAACGTCGCGTCCATGCCGAACAGCAACTGCGCGACTGGGCGGCCGGCTGTGGCTCGGACCTCATCATTTTGCGCGTGGCAGGCATCTACGCCGCCGACCGCCTGCCGCTGGAGCGTATCCGTCAGGGCGCGCCCGTGGTGAAAGCCGACCAGGCGCCCTGGTCGAATCGCATCCATGCCGAGGATCTGGTCGAGGTTTGCCTGGCCGCTGCGCAGCGGGCACCGGCGGGTGCGATCTACAATGTTTGCGACGGCCACCCGAGCACCATGACGGATTATTTTCTGCAAGTGGCCGAGGCGGCCGGCTTGCCACCACCGCCGCAGATTGATCTCCAAGAGGCGCCCGAACATCTATCCCCGGGCATGCTCTCTTACATGCGCGAGTCGCGGCGACTCGATAACGCCCGCCTGCGCGAGGAACTGGGCATTGTCTGGCGCTATCCTGATTTATCCGCCGGGCTGGCTGCGGTGCGGGCCAATACAGCGGGCGCGGAGCAACGATGA